From a single Buchnera aphidicola (Aphis craccivora) genomic region:
- the ppa gene encoding inorganic diphosphatase → MNYNKIIAGDNIPNDIYVIIEIPSNSSPIKYEIDKKSGFLFVDRFISTPMFYPCNYGYINQTLSMDNDPLDVLVPSLYPIKSQSVIHCKPIGILQMKDESGDDAKIIAVPKSKICKTYKYINDISDISDLLKEQIEHFFKYYKKIETEKWTKIIGWGNHEAAKLEISSSCNRFKNKKNI, encoded by the coding sequence ATGAATTATAATAAAATCATTGCAGGTGATAATATACCAAATGATATATATGTTATCATTGAAATACCATCTAATTCGTCTCCTATTAAATATGAAATAGACAAAAAATCAGGTTTTCTTTTTGTAGATCGTTTTATATCAACACCAATGTTTTATCCTTGTAATTATGGATATATCAATCAAACATTATCTATGGATAACGATCCTTTAGATGTTTTAGTACCATCTCTATATCCTATAAAATCTCAATCAGTGATTCACTGTAAACCTATTGGAATACTACAAATGAAAGATGAATCAGGAGATGATGCCAAAATTATAGCTGTACCAAAAAGTAAAATTTGTAAAACATATAAATATATTAATGATATTTCAGATATATCAGATTTATTGAAAGAACAAATAGAACATTTTTTTAAATATTACAAAAAAATAGAAACAGAAAAATGGACAAAAATTATAGGATGGGGTAATCATGAAGCTGCAAAATTAGAAATTAGCTCTTCATGTAATCGGTTTAAAAATAAAAAAAATATATAA
- a CDS encoding beta-ketoacyl synthase N-terminal-like domain-containing protein codes for MKRVVITGFGIISSIGNNKQEVLTSLYHGRSGITFSEQMKELGMRSQVWGNIKLEHKNLISKRISRFMTDASIYAFLSMEQAIEDANLKNKYYQKNSRVGLIVGSGGGSRKDYVKDMNTIKNRYGFRSLSPYTAIKSMTSGISACLSTIFKIYGVSYSVNSACATSAHCIGNAFELIKFGKQDLIFAGGGEEVSCELAAEFDSMKALSSNFNNIPTKASRVYDLKRDGFVISGGGGILVVEDLNSALSRSANIYAEIIGYAATSDGDNIVIPSGEGALRCMNLAKDKKQLSIDYLNAHGTSTQIGDLIELKAIEKSFLNEKKPMISATKSITGHSLGASGVHEIIYILLMLQYNFIAPSINIKVLEPYAKNMNIVQKTISKKITTAMSNNFGFGGTNVSLILKKY; via the coding sequence GTGAAAAGAGTTGTTATTACAGGATTTGGTATTATTTCTAGTATTGGTAATAATAAACAAGAAGTTTTAACTTCTTTGTATCATGGTCGTTCTGGAATAACTTTTTCAGAACAAATGAAAGAATTAGGTATGCGTAGTCAAGTATGGGGGAATATTAAGTTAGAACATAAAAACTTAATAAGTAAAAGAATATCTCGTTTTATGACTGATGCTTCTATTTATGCTTTTTTATCAATGGAGCAAGCTATTGAAGATGCTAATTTAAAAAATAAATATTATCAAAAGAATTCTCGTGTTGGACTTATTGTTGGTTCTGGAGGAGGTTCTCGTAAAGATTATGTCAAAGATATGAATACTATAAAAAATCGTTATGGTTTTCGATCCTTAAGCCCATATACTGCAATTAAATCTATGACATCTGGGATTTCTGCTTGTTTATCAACTATATTTAAAATTTATGGTGTAAGTTATTCTGTTAATTCTGCTTGTGCAACTTCTGCACATTGTATTGGAAATGCCTTTGAATTAATTAAATTTGGCAAACAAGATCTTATTTTTGCAGGTGGTGGAGAAGAAGTAAGTTGTGAATTAGCTGCTGAATTCGATTCAATGAAAGCACTTTCTTCAAATTTCAACAATATTCCTACTAAAGCATCTCGTGTATACGATTTAAAACGAGATGGTTTTGTAATATCAGGCGGAGGAGGTATTTTAGTTGTCGAAGATTTAAATTCAGCACTTTCTCGTTCCGCTAATATTTATGCTGAAATTATTGGATATGCCGCAACGTCTGATGGTGATAATATAGTTATACCTTCTGGAGAAGGTGCTTTAAGATGTATGAATTTAGCAAAAGATAAAAAACAGTTATCTATTGATTATTTAAATGCTCATGGAACGTCTACTCAAATTGGTGATTTAATTGAATTAAAAGCAATTGAAAAATCTTTTTTAAATGAAAAAAAACCAATGATTTCAGCTACAAAATCTATAACTGGACATTCTTTAGGCGCATCTGGAGTGCATGAAATTATTTATATTTTATTAATGCTACAATATAATTTTATAGCTCCTTCTATTAATATTAAGGTATTAGAGCCTTATGCAAAAAATATGAATATTGTACAAAAAACTATTTCTAAAAAAATTACGACGGCAATGTCTAATAATTTTGGATTTGGAGGAACTAATGTTTCTTTAATATTAAAGAAATACTAA
- the rpmG gene encoding 50S ribosomal protein L33 — protein sequence MAKKNREKIKMISSSGTGHYYTTTKNKRNTPDKLVLKKYDPTIRKHVLYNEGKIK from the coding sequence ATGGCTAAAAAAAATAGAGAAAAAATAAAAATGATTTCTTCTTCAGGAACAGGACATTATTATACTACTACTAAAAATAAAAGAAATACACCTGATAAACTCGTACTTAAAAAATACGATCCAACTATTCGAAAACATGTGTTGTATAACGAAGGAAAAATTAAATAG
- the rpmB gene encoding 50S ribosomal protein L28, giving the protein MSRICQVTGKKRMIGNNRSHALNATKRKFLPNIQNHRFWIPEQKRFIKLRVSANGMRCIDKHGIESILKKIKNKK; this is encoded by the coding sequence ATGTCTCGTATATGTCAAGTTACCGGAAAAAAACGGATGATTGGTAATAATAGATCACATGCTTTAAATGCGACAAAAAGAAAATTCTTACCAAATATTCAAAATCATCGTTTTTGGATCCCAGAACAAAAAAGATTTATTAAATTGCGTGTATCTGCTAATGGAATGCGTTGTATTGATAAACATGGAATCGAATCAATTCTAAAAAAAATAAAAAATAAAAAATAA
- the pmbA gene encoding metalloprotease PmbA, translating to MKLIHQIKSEENLLINTVKNTLQLAKQTTNCSIEVFIKKTIGINVNVRNNIVENVEFNSDGALFITLYNKFSKGSVSSRDFSLNGIKKILEIALDISKNSSSDFFVGLPELKLLCFHAQDLDLFYPSELNIKNGIHFASIAEKEAFKFDKRIVNSEGSFFSNHITINVFGNSLGMLEKYKSTIYSAYNCMIAKDKNSMQRDFYYSNSRKIENLEKPDILGKRTAQRAISRLGSKKINTMKASIIFSREISSNFFSHLVPAISGDNVYRKSTFLLNDLQKKIFPIWLNIIENPHIPQGLGSKPFDNEGVKTSIKYIVENGILKTWLLNSYNSRKLGLISTGNSGGTYNWLISNQNISFENLLKNMNTGLLVTELMGQGVDIVSGNYSQGAMGFWVENGKIQHPVNEITISGNLKDMWFNILSISNDIDMRNKIQCGSILVSEMQISGN from the coding sequence ATGAAATTAATACATCAAATTAAAAGCGAAGAAAATTTATTAATAAATACAGTAAAAAATACTTTACAACTAGCAAAACAAACAACTAATTGTTCCATTGAAGTTTTTATTAAAAAAACAATAGGAATTAATGTTAATGTTAGAAATAATATTGTAGAAAATGTAGAGTTTAACAGTGATGGAGCACTATTTATTACCTTGTATAACAAGTTTTCTAAAGGTAGTGTATCTTCTAGAGATTTCAGTCTTAATGGCATTAAAAAAATATTAGAAATTGCTTTGGATATTTCTAAAAATTCTTCTTCTGATTTTTTTGTAGGATTACCAGAATTAAAATTACTTTGTTTTCATGCTCAAGATCTTGATTTATTTTATCCTTCTGAACTAAATATTAAAAATGGAATTCATTTTGCTTCTATAGCAGAAAAAGAAGCGTTTAAATTTGATAAAAGAATTGTTAATAGTGAAGGAAGTTTTTTTAGTAATCATATTACTATAAATGTTTTCGGAAATAGTTTAGGAATGTTAGAAAAATATAAATCTACTATTTATTCAGCTTATAATTGCATGATTGCAAAAGATAAAAATTCAATGCAAAGAGATTTTTATTATTCTAATTCTAGAAAAATAGAAAATTTAGAAAAACCTGATATTTTAGGAAAAAGAACCGCACAACGTGCTATTTCTCGATTAGGTTCTAAAAAAATTAATACTATGAAAGCTTCTATTATATTTTCAAGAGAAATATCTTCGAATTTTTTTTCTCATCTTGTACCAGCTATCAGTGGAGACAATGTTTATCGTAAATCTACTTTTTTACTTAATGATTTACAAAAAAAAATTTTTCCTATTTGGTTAAATATTATAGAAAATCCACATATTCCGCAAGGATTAGGAAGTAAACCATTTGATAATGAAGGTGTAAAAACATCTATAAAATATATAGTTGAAAATGGAATATTAAAAACTTGGTTACTTAATAGTTATAATTCTCGTAAACTAGGATTAATTAGCACTGGAAATTCTGGAGGAACTTATAACTGGTTGATTTCTAATCAAAATATATCATTTGAAAATTTATTAAAAAATATGAATACGGGATTATTAGTCACTGAACTAATGGGGCAAGGCGTAGATATTGTTAGTGGAAATTATTCACAAGGTGCAATGGGTTTTTGGGTTGAAAATGGAAAAATTCAACATCCGGTAAATGAAATTACTATATCTGGTAATTTAAAAGATATGTGGTTTAATATTCTTAGTATCAGTAATGATATTGATATGCGTAATAAGATTCAATGTGGTTCTATATTGGTATCTGAAATGCAGATTTCAGGAAATTAA
- the fliQ gene encoding flagellar biosynthesis protein FliQ, producing the protein MTPEYVMVLFSQAMKVALMIASPLLLSALISGLIISILQAATQVNEQTLSFIPKIISILATIAIFGPWMLGVMLDYMHNLFNNIPVIIK; encoded by the coding sequence ATGACTCCTGAATATGTAATGGTTTTATTTAGTCAAGCTATGAAAGTTGCATTAATGATTGCATCTCCATTATTATTATCTGCTTTAATAAGTGGTTTGATTATTAGTATATTACAAGCTGCTACGCAAGTAAATGAACAAACTCTTTCATTTATTCCTAAAATAATTTCTATTTTAGCTACAATTGCTATATTTGGTCCTTGGATGTTAGGTGTTATGTTAGATTATATGCATAACTTGTTTAATAATATACCAGTAATTATAAAATAA
- the fliR gene encoding flagellar biosynthetic protein FliR, producing MLIFNNLQLLTIISSFFWPLVRILAFFSTAPIFNDQHINKKTKIVLSILITWIVFPFLPKINIEMFSFSGLLLLLQQIFIGITLGFTCQFLFATINFSGELIGLQMGLSFATFFNANSNIGVSIISRLLNVLMLSLFLSVNAHLYLISILINTFYSIPINVVFLNSNVFLNLLKFSSNIFLNSIMFVLPIIIFLLLSNLIMSILNRLSPQMSIFSIGFPLNLLIGIIVLYYLISISFPIFNNLLSQLILFLSDIFLKV from the coding sequence ATGTTAATATTTAATAATTTACAGTTACTAACGATTATAAGTAGTTTTTTTTGGCCTTTAGTTCGTATTTTAGCATTTTTTTCAACTGCCCCAATTTTTAATGATCAGCATATAAATAAAAAAACTAAAATAGTTTTATCTATATTAATTACTTGGATAGTATTTCCATTTTTACCAAAAATAAATATCGAAATGTTTTCTTTTTCTGGTTTATTACTTTTGCTACAACAAATTTTTATTGGTATTACTTTAGGGTTTACTTGTCAATTTTTGTTTGCTACAATTAATTTTTCAGGAGAACTTATAGGATTGCAAATGGGATTATCATTTGCAACTTTTTTTAATGCGAATAGCAACATTGGTGTTTCTATAATATCTCGTTTATTAAATGTTTTAATGCTTTCTTTATTTTTGTCGGTTAATGCGCATCTTTATTTAATATCTATATTAATTAATACTTTTTATAGTATACCTATTAATGTTGTTTTTTTAAACAGTAATGTTTTTTTAAATTTATTAAAATTTTCTAGTAATATTTTTTTAAATAGTATTATGTTTGTTTTACCAATTATAATATTTTTATTATTATCTAATTTAATAATGAGTATTTTAAATCGTTTATCTCCTCAAATGTCTATTTTTTCTATTGGTTTTCCATTAAATTTATTAATAGGAATAATAGTGTTGTATTATTTAATATCTATTTCTTTTCCTATTTTTAATAATTTATTAAGTCAATTAATTTTATTTTTATCTGATATTTTTTTAAAAGTATAG
- the tal gene encoding transaldolase: MNQLELLRKFTTIVADTSDINSIRKYKPEDATTNPSLILKAVNLSSNQKFINQAVKYAKKKGGSKKEQLLNASDKILVDLGIEILKYIPGYISSEVDARLSFNQEKCILKAKKIIKMYEDQGVSRKKVLIKLAATWECIKAAEELKKDNIFCNLTLLFSFAQARACAESNVFLISPFVGRIYDWYMAKNLTSNFSYNEDPGVISVRKIYNFYKKHNYKTIIMGASFRNIQQILLLSGCDRLTISPELLKELESNNAVFDRKLIPPTIFTAPPIPLTESEFRWEHNQDEMAVQKLSEGIRNFGKDQLLLEQIISKLI; this comes from the coding sequence ATGAATCAGTTAGAATTACTAAGAAAATTTACAACAATTGTTGCAGACACAAGTGATATAAATTCTATTCGAAAATATAAACCTGAAGATGCAACTACAAATCCTTCTCTAATATTAAAAGCAGTAAATTTAAGTTCTAATCAAAAATTTATAAACCAAGCAGTAAAATATGCAAAAAAAAAGGGTGGTTCAAAAAAAGAACAATTATTAAATGCAAGTGATAAAATTTTAGTTGATCTTGGTATAGAAATTTTAAAATACATACCAGGTTACATTTCTAGTGAAGTAGATGCTCGTTTGTCTTTTAATCAAGAAAAATGTATTTTAAAGGCAAAAAAAATTATTAAAATGTATGAAGATCAAGGTGTTTCTAGAAAAAAAGTATTAATTAAATTAGCAGCTACATGGGAATGTATAAAAGCAGCAGAAGAACTAAAAAAAGATAATATTTTTTGTAATTTAACTCTTTTGTTTTCTTTTGCTCAAGCGCGCGCTTGCGCAGAATCTAATGTATTTTTAATATCTCCATTTGTTGGTCGTATTTATGATTGGTATATGGCTAAAAATTTAACATCAAATTTTTCTTATAACGAAGATCCGGGGGTGATCTCTGTTCGTAAAATATACAATTTTTATAAAAAACATAATTATAAAACTATTATTATGGGTGCTAGTTTTCGAAATATTCAACAAATTTTATTATTATCCGGATGCGATCGATTAACTATTTCTCCTGAGTTATTAAAAGAGCTTGAATCAAATAATGCAGTATTTGATAGAAAATTAATTCCACCTACTATTTTTACTGCACCACCTATTCCTCTTACTGAATCAGAATTTAGATGGGAACATAATCAAGATGAGATGGCTGTTCAAAAGTTATCAGAAGGTATAAGAAATTTTGGTAAAGACCAACTTCTTTTAGAACAAATTATATCAAAATTGATATAA
- a CDS encoding translocation/assembly module TamB — MSIYQRYLSKSLIFFSSLIFLIVFLLESNFGFKLFFNITNYFFWGLKTEVMSGNWRDFTLKNITYDFLGTSIKATNIHILIDPKSLFKDHKIFKKIETKNLIFSFNKNNLFSLKTKYFQKNILKKNIFFNNYIVLKKIHFDKILLKSKNINIILSNINSGAKLINNHFTVLRTCIDFIFLNCKKDNQQYFLNKQNIFNKKKINDFLYFFLEHKKFSFPVNINLISIQCKKIKFFHQKFKNILFRGSFNKKFIFKLKFDDFFKLNLYGKILLNNLNHPIYINLYIHRLSLPIKKNLILNSKNFNVILKGTVNNYYLSLKNIISISGMPSVILNIFGNGNLKNISLNQIYCAPLLKHLKNNKLDNLKKENKTQYISKLKGNINILNNFNKGINSINIPNFNVQANIIDKKLFVLGALHYNKINGIKIPKISFFSGKNQGFLSGSISKFINVSSSINANNLDYFIPNLKGVITATLNIYGFYFSPIISAVFLGEKLNWNNTIYLNSIKMFINMNTEKNFKKNISLTIKKIKFLKFYLDYLNIKMHWNNTSQNFSFYLKNKNLTMNFIVDGKFNHNATIWKGFLKKVNISTFNKKWIINNNPVMFLFNYKNIKKNKIRHKNSITYKICAVKKFLFSSIFNSSINLKTNLFFQTKFISKKKYKLSNIKIFLYAHNIKLQKTIKSKIFSKKISFFKLFVNLKKNNLISHWIIYPLKNKNKKLFGFLNIFDFVHKQKIQGKCFLFNFPSSILNFFIPNSTMIEGICIGNIKFLGTLYQPNILADIHLKNFYIKSNKILKYIVLFFYPSLNLIKYIKINQLIFVKQGNLLFQLYSTPKNNILNSIEWNIFFNSNQVLFFVFPKIKLNICSQLNLHYFLFKYDLIGYLKSYLFDFKINEKDFIF; from the coding sequence ATGAGTATATATCAGAGATATTTATCTAAATCTTTGATTTTTTTTTCTAGTTTAATTTTTTTAATAGTATTTTTATTAGAAAGTAATTTTGGATTTAAATTATTTTTTAATATTACAAATTATTTTTTTTGGGGATTAAAAACAGAAGTAATGTCAGGTAATTGGCGTGATTTTACATTGAAAAACATTACTTATGATTTTTTAGGAACGTCTATTAAAGCTACTAATATTCATATATTAATTGATCCAAAATCTTTATTTAAAGATCATAAAATTTTTAAGAAAATTGAAACAAAAAACTTAATTTTTTCATTTAATAAAAATAATTTATTTTCTTTAAAAACAAAATATTTTCAAAAAAATATATTAAAAAAAAATATTTTTTTTAATAATTATATTGTGTTAAAAAAAATTCATTTTGATAAAATTTTACTAAAATCAAAAAATATAAATATAATTTTATCAAATATTAATAGTGGAGCAAAATTAATTAATAATCATTTTACTGTACTTCGTACTTGTATCGATTTTATTTTTTTAAATTGCAAAAAAGATAATCAACAGTATTTTTTAAATAAACAAAATATTTTTAACAAAAAAAAAATAAATGATTTTTTATATTTTTTTTTAGAGCACAAAAAATTTTCATTTCCAGTAAATATAAATTTAATATCTATACAATGTAAAAAAATTAAATTTTTTCATCAAAAATTTAAAAATATTTTATTTCGAGGTAGTTTTAATAAAAAATTTATATTTAAATTAAAATTTGATGATTTTTTTAAACTTAATTTATATGGAAAAATATTATTAAATAATTTAAATCATCCTATATATATTAACTTATATATTCACCGTCTATCATTACCAATAAAGAAAAATTTAATACTTAATTCAAAAAATTTTAATGTAATTTTAAAAGGAACCGTTAATAATTATTATTTATCATTAAAAAATATTATTAGCATATCAGGTATGCCATCAGTTATTTTAAATATTTTTGGTAATGGAAATTTAAAAAATATTTCTTTAAATCAAATTTATTGTGCTCCATTGCTTAAACATCTTAAGAATAATAAATTAGATAATTTAAAAAAAGAAAATAAAACTCAATATATTTCTAAATTAAAAGGCAATATTAATATATTAAATAATTTTAATAAAGGCATAAATAGTATTAATATTCCGAATTTTAATGTTCAAGCAAATATAATAGATAAAAAATTATTCGTATTAGGCGCTTTGCATTACAATAAAATTAATGGCATAAAAATACCCAAAATAAGTTTTTTCTCCGGAAAAAATCAAGGTTTTTTATCAGGTTCAATATCAAAATTTATTAACGTGAGTTCATCTATTAACGCGAATAATTTAGATTATTTTATACCTAATTTGAAAGGTGTAATTACAGCGACATTAAATATATATGGGTTTTATTTTTCACCTATTATTTCTGCTGTTTTTTTAGGGGAAAAACTAAATTGGAATAATACAATTTATTTAAATAGTATTAAAATGTTTATTAATATGAATACTGAAAAAAATTTTAAAAAAAATATTTCTCTTACTATAAAAAAAATTAAGTTTTTAAAATTTTATTTAGATTATTTAAACATAAAAATGCATTGGAATAATACAAGTCAAAATTTTTCTTTTTATTTAAAAAATAAAAATTTGACTATGAATTTTATTGTAGATGGAAAATTTAATCATAACGCTACAATTTGGAAAGGTTTTTTAAAAAAAGTAAATATTTCGACTTTTAATAAAAAATGGATTATAAATAATAATCCAGTTATGTTTTTATTTAATTATAAAAATATAAAAAAAAATAAAATAAGGCATAAAAATTCTATTACTTATAAAATTTGTGCAGTTAAAAAATTTTTATTTTCATCTATTTTTAATTCATCTATTAATTTGAAAACTAATTTATTTTTTCAAACAAAATTTATATCAAAGAAAAAATACAAACTTTCTAACATAAAAATATTTTTATATGCTCATAATATAAAATTACAAAAAACAATAAAAAGTAAAATTTTTTCTAAAAAAATATCTTTTTTTAAATTATTTGTAAATTTAAAAAAAAATAATCTTATATCTCACTGGATAATATATCCATTAAAAAATAAAAATAAAAAATTATTTGGATTTTTAAATATTTTTGATTTTGTTCATAAACAAAAAATACAAGGTAAATGTTTTTTATTTAATTTTCCTTCTTCGATTTTGAATTTTTTTATTCCGAATTCAACAATGATAGAAGGAATATGTATTGGGAATATAAAATTTTTAGGAACTTTATATCAGCCTAATATATTGGCTGATATTCATTTAAAAAATTTTTATATTAAAAGTAATAAAATACTAAAATATATTGTTTTGTTTTTTTATCCTTCTTTAAATTTAATTAAATATATAAAAATTAATCAATTAATTTTTGTAAAACAAGGAAATCTGTTATTTCAATTGTATTCAACGCCAAAAAATAATATTCTTAATTCTATAGAATGGAATATTTTTTTTAATAGTAATCAAGTTCTTTTTTTTGTGTTTCCAAAAATAAAATTAAATATTTGTTCTCAATTAAATTTGCATTATTTTTTATTTAAATATGATTTAATTGGATATTTAAAATCTTATTTATTTGATTTTAAAATTAATGAAAAAGATTTTATTTTTTAA
- the rsmI gene encoding 16S rRNA (cytidine(1402)-2'-O)-methyltransferase: MNLFKNTGILYIVPTPIGNLSDITYRALEILEKVNLIACENIQHTNILLKHFNIKNILISFNKNNEAQKSDNLIKQLNEGKLIALVSNAGTPVINDPGYLLIKKCHLLNIKIIPLPGPCAAITALSASGISTHRFCYEGFLPSKKKLRRNLLHSLKKEKRTIICYESKHRIIETIKDIINEIDKNRHIVIAREITKKWEIIYGNKAYLILSWLKSDINYYNKGENVIVIDGYKELKDTNFPDKVIDTFILLRKFLSLKQSVLITSKIHKINKNNLYQYAIKKEEK; the protein is encoded by the coding sequence GTGAATTTATTTAAAAATACCGGAATTCTTTATATAGTGCCAACACCTATTGGCAATCTATCTGATATTACTTATCGTGCTTTAGAAATATTAGAAAAAGTTAATTTAATAGCTTGTGAAAATATTCAACATACTAATATTTTACTAAAACATTTTAATATAAAAAATATCTTAATATCTTTTAATAAAAATAATGAAGCTCAAAAAAGTGACAATTTAATTAAACAATTAAACGAAGGAAAATTAATTGCTTTAGTATCTAATGCTGGAACTCCAGTAATAAATGATCCAGGTTATTTATTAATAAAAAAATGTCATCTATTGAATATTAAAATAATTCCTCTTCCTGGGCCTTGTGCAGCTATTACCGCATTAAGCGCATCTGGAATATCTACTCATCGTTTTTGTTATGAAGGATTTCTTCCTTCTAAAAAAAAATTAAGACGAAATTTACTGCATTCTCTAAAAAAAGAAAAACGAACAATTATCTGTTATGAGTCAAAACATAGAATAATTGAAACGATTAAAGATATAATAAATGAAATTGATAAAAATAGACACATAGTAATCGCTAGAGAAATAACAAAAAAATGGGAAATAATTTATGGGAATAAAGCTTATTTAATACTTTCTTGGTTAAAATCAGATATAAATTATTATAATAAAGGAGAAAATGTTATTGTTATAGATGGTTATAAAGAACTAAAAGATACAAATTTTCCAGATAAAGTAATTGATACTTTTATATTATTAAGAAAATTCCTGTCATTAAAGCAATCAGTACTTATTACGTCTAAAATTCATAAAATCAATAAAAATAATTTATATCAATATGCAATAAAAAAAGAAGAAAAGTGA